Proteins from a single region of Akkermansiaceae bacterium:
- a CDS encoding DUF1592 domain-containing protein encodes MRFPGIHVSGLAMLAAAGFASAGDTASQQARLQDFLGKYCLDCHDKESEKGDREFETFKLPLDSEAALISAKEIIDQITLKEMPPKKADQPDDEERLAVLRLLREGSQAARGKIASSGGRTVMRRLSSREYENTLTTLFGRRLDTLGLTADFPKEKTSQHLDTIGQSLVTSSFLVDQYFQSANRLVEARLGKPAMEPQTWTFNGNFVQYEELQGPHKKVFNYRYLNLYEQPNTDTRQGGYGHIEDFKKGVPVSGLYDLEVEAQAMHRDTHYDPEIFGIDFSEPFTLGVVPGDVTKGHIHYPQSIEPLLASTTVPDDKPTRLKFRVWLEGGQTPRFIFPNGPYESRASVIKVNKRYKDDFGGRTEKSDVSRAILLEEGKLPHIRISEIKVHGPLKEEGGGVEEQAVFGKDGFQESRALEQLETFAERAYRRPLTDSDRQPVRALYEKRLAEKATPRQAALDALKLILCSPSFIYLSEITEEPSQALKPYDLATRLSYALWSAPPDAELLAAAKSGKLTQDAELEKQIQRMLADERVSGFIQGFTDSWLSLRDLGGMPPPRETNRSYYAEDLPASMKGEVRLFFRDLLTRNGSVNDFLHADHTFADKKLAKLYGLPEHKSLRLADGFRKVNLKGNARRGGLLGMAGVLTVSANGVETSPVTRGVWVSENLLGIHPPPPPDEVPAIEPDVTGATTIRERLAKHSADKTCAECHRKIDPLGFSLESFDPVGRWRDHYPKPKKGEAPKVDATGEFPSGESYQDFAGFRKIILETRSELFTRHLVRQMLAYSTGRLMEAADDFAVEDIIKAAEKDNHGLRSLVAGCLKSEVFRSR; translated from the coding sequence ATGCGCTTTCCAGGCATTCATGTCAGTGGTCTCGCCATGCTGGCGGCCGCCGGTTTCGCCTCTGCCGGGGACACGGCTTCCCAGCAGGCACGGCTGCAGGATTTCCTCGGGAAATATTGCCTGGATTGCCACGACAAGGAGTCGGAGAAAGGCGACCGGGAGTTCGAGACTTTCAAGCTGCCGCTGGATTCAGAGGCGGCGCTGATTTCCGCGAAGGAGATCATCGACCAGATCACGCTGAAGGAGATGCCGCCGAAAAAAGCGGACCAACCGGACGACGAGGAGCGTCTGGCGGTGCTGCGGCTTCTAAGGGAAGGCTCCCAGGCGGCCCGCGGAAAGATCGCCAGTTCCGGCGGACGCACGGTGATGCGGCGGCTTTCCAGCCGGGAGTATGAGAACACGCTCACCACGCTTTTCGGAAGGCGGCTGGACACGCTGGGGCTGACGGCGGACTTCCCGAAGGAAAAGACCAGCCAGCATCTGGACACCATCGGCCAGTCACTGGTGACATCGAGCTTCCTGGTGGACCAATATTTCCAATCGGCGAACCGGCTGGTGGAGGCCCGCTTGGGCAAGCCGGCGATGGAGCCGCAGACGTGGACCTTCAACGGCAACTTCGTCCAGTATGAGGAACTGCAGGGACCGCACAAGAAGGTCTTCAACTACCGCTACCTGAACCTCTACGAGCAGCCGAACACGGACACCCGGCAGGGCGGTTACGGCCACATCGAGGACTTCAAGAAAGGCGTCCCCGTTTCCGGACTTTACGACCTGGAGGTGGAGGCGCAGGCCATGCACCGGGACACGCACTACGATCCGGAGATATTCGGCATCGACTTCTCCGAGCCGTTCACCCTCGGCGTCGTCCCCGGTGACGTCACCAAGGGGCACATCCACTATCCGCAGTCCATCGAGCCGCTGCTGGCCAGCACCACCGTGCCGGACGACAAGCCCACGCGCCTGAAGTTCCGCGTCTGGCTGGAGGGCGGACAGACGCCACGCTTCATTTTCCCGAACGGACCGTATGAGTCACGCGCCTCCGTCATCAAGGTGAACAAGCGCTACAAGGACGACTTCGGCGGACGCACGGAGAAGTCGGACGTGAGCCGCGCCATCCTGCTGGAGGAAGGGAAGCTGCCGCACATCCGCATCAGCGAAATCAAGGTCCACGGCCCGCTCAAGGAAGAAGGCGGCGGCGTGGAGGAACAGGCCGTGTTCGGCAAGGACGGCTTCCAGGAAAGCCGGGCACTGGAGCAACTGGAGACCTTCGCGGAAAGGGCCTACCGCCGGCCGCTCACGGACAGCGACCGGCAGCCGGTCCGCGCGCTTTATGAAAAGCGTCTCGCGGAGAAGGCCACTCCCCGGCAGGCCGCGCTGGATGCGCTGAAGCTCATCCTCTGCTCCCCTTCGTTCATCTATCTGAGCGAGATCACCGAGGAACCGTCGCAGGCACTGAAGCCCTACGATCTGGCGACACGGTTGTCCTACGCACTGTGGAGCGCTCCACCGGATGCGGAGCTGCTGGCAGCGGCAAAGTCCGGGAAACTCACGCAGGACGCGGAACTGGAAAAGCAGATCCAGCGGATGCTGGCGGACGAACGTGTCAGCGGATTCATCCAGGGCTTCACGGATAGCTGGCTGAGCCTGCGGGATCTGGGAGGCATGCCCCCACCCCGCGAGACGAACCGTTCCTACTACGCGGAGGATCTGCCAGCCTCGATGAAAGGGGAAGTGAGACTGTTCTTCCGGGACCTGCTCACCCGGAACGGATCGGTGAACGATTTCCTCCACGCGGACCACACCTTCGCGGACAAGAAGCTGGCGAAACTCTACGGCCTGCCGGAGCATAAATCCCTGCGGCTGGCCGATGGCTTCCGCAAAGTCAACCTGAAGGGCAACGCCCGCCGCGGCGGCCTGCTGGGGATGGCCGGGGTGCTCACCGTGAGCGCCAACGGGGTGGAGACCTCCCCCGTCACACGCGGCGTGTGGGTGAGCGAGAATCTGCTGGGCATCCATCCGCCGCCACCACCGGATGAGGTGCCCGCCATCGAGCCGGACGTCACCGGAGCCACCACCATCCGCGAGCGGCTGGCAAAGCACAGCGCGGACAAGACCTGCGCGGAGTGCCACCGCAAGATCGATCCGCTGGGCTTCAGCCTGGAGAGCTTCGACCCGGTGGGCCGCTGGCGCGACCACTACCCGAAGCCCAAGAAGGGCGAAGCTCCGAAGGTCGATGCCACCGGTGAGTTCCCATCCGGGGAGAGCTACCAGGATTTCGCCGGCTTCCGGAAGATCATCCTGGAAACCCGGAGTGAACTCTTCACACGCCATCTGGTCCGCCAGATGCTGGCCTACAGCACCGGCCGCCTGATGGAAGCGGCGGACGATTTCGCGGTGGAGGACATCATCAAGGCGGCGGAAAAGGACAACCATGGCCTCCGCTCGCTGGTTGCCGGATGCCTGAAGAGCGAGGTCTTCAGATCGAGGTGA
- a CDS encoding DUF1552 domain-containing protein has product MNRRRFILQSLGASLALPGLPSLMANPAANAALQATKGAGAGANRFVAIGNLLGYQVKQFFPTTTGRSYEKTTLLEPLWDNRHQMTVLRGLDHGVKGGHFAVHSFLSGVLNSEAQNRPDGNVSIDQYLADEVGFATRFPSLTVGSEGGIHGGCQIAWTKSGVRVPPITGPAQLFEQLFISDPKERQVRRVQENHVQASILDSVLEDANRLSRQVNKEDKDKLDEYFTSVRDVEKRLELRKRWASQPKPKAPFEKPANRNTVEDLPLLYELIALALQTDSTRIATLEIGGDFLPQNLGIDKSYHGLSHHGNDPEAIAHLIALEKYQIEHFGKFLTRISKMQDGERSLLDSTTVLFGSGIGDANTHKNSDLPIILAGGGYSHGEFREVPRDGINKVPLCNLFVDIAQKMGVETDSFGSSTGRFS; this is encoded by the coding sequence ATGAACCGCCGCCGTTTCATCCTCCAGTCCCTCGGGGCATCCCTCGCTCTGCCGGGACTGCCGTCGCTCATGGCCAATCCGGCGGCGAATGCCGCGCTGCAGGCGACCAAGGGAGCCGGTGCGGGAGCGAATCGTTTCGTGGCGATCGGCAACCTGCTGGGTTACCAGGTGAAGCAGTTCTTCCCGACCACCACGGGCCGCAGCTATGAGAAGACAACGCTGCTGGAGCCGCTGTGGGACAACCGCCACCAGATGACCGTGCTGCGGGGCCTGGACCACGGCGTGAAGGGCGGACACTTCGCGGTGCACTCCTTCCTTTCCGGCGTGCTGAATTCCGAGGCGCAGAACCGGCCGGATGGAAATGTCAGCATCGACCAGTACCTCGCGGACGAGGTGGGCTTCGCAACCCGCTTCCCGTCGCTGACGGTCGGCTCCGAAGGCGGGATCCACGGCGGCTGCCAGATCGCATGGACGAAGTCCGGCGTCCGCGTGCCGCCGATCACCGGCCCGGCGCAGCTTTTCGAGCAACTTTTCATCAGCGACCCGAAGGAGCGGCAGGTGCGCCGGGTGCAGGAAAACCACGTGCAGGCCTCCATCCTGGACTCCGTGCTGGAAGACGCGAACCGCCTTTCCCGCCAAGTGAACAAGGAGGACAAGGACAAGCTGGACGAATATTTCACCTCCGTCCGCGATGTGGAGAAGCGCCTGGAACTGCGCAAGCGCTGGGCCAGCCAGCCGAAACCGAAAGCTCCCTTCGAGAAGCCTGCGAACCGCAACACGGTGGAGGATCTGCCGTTGCTGTATGAGCTGATCGCGCTGGCGCTGCAGACTGACTCCACCCGCATCGCCACGCTGGAGATCGGCGGGGACTTCCTGCCGCAGAACCTGGGCATCGACAAATCCTACCACGGCCTGTCCCACCACGGGAACGACCCGGAGGCCATCGCCCACCTGATCGCACTGGAGAAATACCAGATCGAGCACTTCGGCAAGTTCCTCACCCGCATCTCGAAGATGCAGGACGGGGAGCGGTCGCTGCTGGACTCCACCACAGTGCTTTTCGGCAGCGGCATCGGCGACGCGAACACACACAAGAACTCCGACCTGCCGATCATCCTCGCGGGCGGCGGTTACAGCCACGGCGAGTTCCGCGAGGTGCCGCGCGACGGCATCAACAAGGTGCCGCTCTGCAACCTCTTCGTGGACATCGCCCAGAAGATGGGCGTGGAGACGGATTCGTTCGGCAGCAGCACCGGCCGCTTTTCGTGA
- a CDS encoding type I CRISPR-associated protein Cas7, which produces MSNQSNEIPRVTGLLVIEARNSNPNGDPDRESDPRMRSHDGRGMISDVSFKRKLRELVIAKDGPVWQEMKSMMGLEDAAYGIHVDQNTRDKAKSAKKEGEKKDLAGNHWDVRVFGSTALEEKDNFIRTGVVQFGLGVSAAKIRIQRDTNTVKANVDAGKNADRGMAPLGFRVVEHGVYSMPFMINPTAAVKSGCEIKDIELLCRLIPYAYSHNISRVRPFVEVRHAWYFQHVNRLGSASDFAVIDSLTPSKPDPKEPSSAWDDYGYEGTSVISLARNRFDGRFSNFGDLCDPSFITQLFNPPQ; this is translated from the coding sequence ATGAGTAATCAATCCAATGAAATCCCGCGTGTTACCGGTCTGCTGGTGATCGAAGCCCGAAATTCAAACCCCAATGGTGATCCTGACCGTGAGAGTGATCCGCGTATGAGGTCTCACGATGGCCGCGGAATGATCAGCGATGTTTCTTTCAAACGAAAGTTGCGCGAACTTGTAATTGCGAAAGATGGCCCCGTCTGGCAAGAAATGAAATCCATGATGGGACTGGAGGACGCTGCATATGGGATCCATGTGGACCAGAATACCCGGGATAAGGCGAAATCTGCCAAGAAAGAAGGAGAGAAAAAAGATTTGGCGGGTAATCATTGGGATGTACGGGTTTTTGGAAGCACCGCCCTTGAAGAAAAAGATAACTTCATCCGGACGGGTGTAGTGCAGTTCGGGTTGGGTGTTTCCGCAGCCAAAATCCGTATCCAACGGGACACCAACACGGTGAAAGCGAACGTTGATGCGGGTAAGAACGCCGATAGGGGAATGGCTCCACTTGGATTCCGGGTTGTGGAACATGGTGTATATTCGATGCCCTTCATGATCAATCCAACGGCAGCGGTGAAGAGTGGCTGTGAGATCAAAGATATTGAGCTGCTTTGCCGCCTGATCCCATACGCTTATTCCCACAATATTTCGCGTGTCAGGCCGTTCGTGGAGGTGAGGCACGCGTGGTATTTCCAGCATGTCAACCGCTTGGGTTCAGCCTCTGACTTTGCCGTGATTGATTCACTCACCCCTTCAAAACCTGATCCCAAGGAACCTTCCTCGGCATGGGATGACTATGGCTATGAGGGGACGTCGGTAATTTCCCTGGCAAGGAACCGGTTCGACGGACGGTTCTCGAACTTTGGAGATCTGTGCGATCCGTCATTCATTACACAGCTGTTCAATCCTCCCCAATGA
- a CDS encoding CRISPR-associated endonuclease Cas3'': MREPLAHSARFGRETQSYAAHVGAVHAGGVARGERMLAYYHPSRTSPDATTLKDVLENAGFFHDLGKLDPGFQETLRNNHKSEDHIRHEDAGVAWLLENRALEAAGLVSAHHQGLVHYKVRTDSPENVGEIRASTFRIDCAKTQTATAQRLDDYLAEHERWMDSRAVKGALPADGLTGLTRRLLLSCLVDADHSDTAAHYGNEALPRPVQTRWQERLEALDRYVEALPRPDPASAGEGEMKRQEIRDRLYHACRDAGTANPMRRCDAVVGSGKTTAVMAHLLQVAATRNLRHIIIVVPYTNIITQTVGDLREAICLDEENPEEVVAEHHHQVEFSNESIRHLSTLWRAPVIVTTAVQFFETLAANKTCRLRKLHELPGSAVCLDEAHAALPVTLWPICWRWLKEWIERWDGHLVLASGSLPSFWKIDEFRLIVKGKNPSGLAQGNPEDLENLAPDLKLESETAEHARVKFQTINEPLTPDELLDRVAAAPGPRILVVNTVHSAAMLAHKMREENRGKVVHLSTALTPAHRSAIVERIKRLLRTEQEWTLIATSLVEAGMNFSFASGFRQRASVASLIQLGGRVNRHGDRVGHCFVTDFDFVRNSQTPDNPALTHSKAALSRLFERKWISSDKPADLSKICLAAMEVEFQSDAQKEALGMVEAEWFARNYPEVAEKCRIIQTEAKVVVIDPNVIARIKRWEKVSSLEVSRGSVQIYPHKITNLALKRLSREKEPELYEWPEGYVYEQDFLGYMAQFIGTKASDLPSGHFI; this comes from the coding sequence ATGAGAGAACCTCTTGCCCATAGCGCCAGGTTTGGCCGGGAAACGCAATCCTACGCGGCGCATGTGGGTGCTGTTCACGCCGGTGGGGTGGCACGGGGAGAGAGGATGCTGGCTTACTATCATCCATCCCGGACGTCGCCTGATGCCACCACGTTAAAGGATGTGTTGGAAAATGCCGGCTTCTTCCATGATCTCGGAAAGTTGGATCCCGGTTTCCAGGAGACTCTCCGCAACAACCATAAATCCGAAGATCATATCCGGCACGAGGATGCAGGCGTAGCTTGGCTTCTGGAAAACAGGGCACTGGAAGCGGCCGGCCTGGTTTCCGCACATCATCAGGGTTTGGTCCATTATAAGGTCCGCACGGACTCCCCGGAAAATGTAGGTGAGATCCGGGCTTCCACCTTCAGGATTGATTGTGCGAAGACTCAGACGGCGACGGCGCAGCGATTGGACGATTATCTGGCCGAGCACGAGAGATGGATGGATTCCCGGGCTGTGAAGGGAGCACTCCCAGCCGACGGGCTGACGGGCTTGACCCGAAGGCTTCTTCTTTCCTGTCTGGTGGATGCGGATCATTCGGATACGGCGGCCCACTATGGAAACGAGGCGCTCCCCCGGCCTGTTCAAACAAGATGGCAGGAACGCCTTGAGGCATTGGATCGATATGTGGAAGCACTCCCACGACCGGATCCGGCTAGTGCGGGTGAGGGAGAGATGAAGAGGCAGGAAATCCGCGATCGTCTCTATCACGCTTGCAGGGATGCTGGGACGGCCAATCCCATGCGCCGGTGCGATGCGGTGGTGGGCTCCGGGAAGACCACCGCGGTTATGGCACACCTGCTTCAGGTAGCGGCTACCCGGAACCTCCGGCACATTATCATTGTCGTCCCATATACGAACATCATCACTCAGACGGTAGGGGATCTCAGGGAGGCGATCTGCCTGGATGAGGAGAACCCTGAGGAGGTTGTCGCTGAGCATCACCATCAGGTGGAGTTTTCAAATGAGTCTATCCGGCACCTCTCAACCTTGTGGAGAGCACCTGTGATCGTAACCACCGCCGTACAATTTTTCGAGACTCTGGCCGCTAACAAGACCTGCCGCCTCCGCAAACTACACGAATTGCCGGGGTCTGCTGTGTGTCTCGATGAAGCGCATGCGGCTTTGCCGGTGACACTATGGCCAATTTGCTGGAGATGGTTGAAAGAATGGATAGAAAGGTGGGACGGTCATCTGGTCCTGGCTTCCGGGTCTCTCCCCTCATTCTGGAAAATAGATGAATTCCGTTTAATCGTGAAGGGGAAAAACCCCTCCGGCCTGGCCCAAGGCAACCCGGAGGATCTGGAGAATCTGGCGCCAGATCTCAAGCTGGAGTCTGAAACCGCGGAACATGCACGGGTGAAGTTCCAAACGATCAATGAGCCTCTGACTCCTGATGAACTCCTAGATAGGGTAGCTGCCGCTCCGGGGCCTCGCATCCTCGTTGTGAACACTGTTCATAGTGCGGCAATGCTCGCACACAAAATGAGAGAGGAAAATCGAGGCAAGGTGGTTCATCTTTCCACCGCCCTTACACCCGCCCATCGATCAGCCATCGTGGAGAGGATCAAGCGTCTTCTGCGCACTGAGCAAGAATGGACCCTTATAGCCACCAGTCTCGTGGAGGCCGGTATGAATTTTTCATTTGCGTCAGGTTTCCGGCAACGGGCATCCGTCGCTAGTTTGATCCAACTGGGTGGCCGCGTAAACCGCCATGGCGATCGGGTGGGACATTGCTTCGTCACGGATTTTGATTTTGTGCGGAACTCCCAAACTCCCGACAATCCGGCGCTCACCCACTCCAAGGCGGCACTTTCCAGATTGTTCGAACGGAAGTGGATATCGTCCGACAAACCGGCGGATCTTTCCAAGATCTGCCTAGCCGCGATGGAGGTGGAGTTCCAGAGCGATGCTCAGAAAGAGGCGCTTGGAATGGTGGAGGCGGAATGGTTTGCCAGAAATTATCCTGAGGTCGCTGAGAAATGCCGCATCATCCAGACAGAAGCGAAAGTTGTGGTGATCGATCCCAACGTCATTGCGAGAATCAAGCGGTGGGAAAAGGTATCCTCTCTGGAAGTTTCCCGCGGCAGTGTTCAGATCTATCCACATAAGATCACGAATTTAGCGTTGAAACGTCTTTCTCGGGAGAAAGAGCCTGAGCTTTACGAATGGCCGGAAGGTTACGTATATGAACAAGATTTCCTTGGTTATATGGCGCAGTTCATCGGCACCAAGGCTTCCGATCTTCCTTCCGGGCATTTCATCTGA
- the cas4 gene encoding CRISPR-associated protein Cas4, with protein sequence MYPEDQLIPISALQHWLYCPRQCALIHVERVWVENRFTAEGRVMHARAHDGPDESRQGVRITRGLPVRSLRLGLSGECDVVEFHAGGRILPVEYKRGKPKAHRADEVQLCAQALCLEEMRGATISGGCLYYGERRRRTEIAFDEELRELAATTAAAVHGCFADGITPSAEYEARRCDACSLLDLCQPRSLRFRRGAAAWFNQRLRTSLSEEP encoded by the coding sequence ATGTATCCGGAAGACCAGCTCATCCCGATCTCGGCATTGCAGCACTGGCTGTATTGCCCGCGGCAGTGCGCGCTGATCCACGTGGAGCGGGTCTGGGTGGAGAACCGCTTCACGGCGGAGGGGAGGGTGATGCACGCCCGGGCGCATGATGGCCCGGATGAATCCCGGCAGGGGGTGCGGATCACGCGCGGTCTGCCGGTGCGCTCGCTGCGCCTGGGTCTCTCCGGCGAGTGTGATGTGGTGGAGTTCCACGCCGGGGGACGCATCCTCCCCGTGGAATACAAAAGGGGGAAGCCGAAGGCCCACCGGGCGGATGAGGTGCAACTTTGTGCCCAGGCCCTGTGTCTGGAGGAAATGCGGGGTGCCACCATCTCCGGGGGCTGTCTCTACTATGGCGAGCGCCGCCGCCGGACGGAGATTGCCTTTGACGAAGAATTGCGGGAACTGGCAGCCACCACCGCGGCGGCCGTCCACGGATGTTTCGCCGATGGCATCACCCCATCGGCTGAATATGAGGCGCGGCGGTGTGATGCCTGCTCCCTCCTGGATCTTTGCCAGCCCCGCTCGCTGCGCTTCAGGCGCGGTGCCGCGGCATGGTTCAACCAGCGTCTCCGCACCAGCCTGTCGGAAGAACCATGA
- the cas1c gene encoding type I-C CRISPR-associated endonuclease Cas1 produces the protein MKRHLNTLFVTLEGSYLRKDGAAVEIRHEGETKLRVPLHNLEGIACFGWDIGASAALLAACAEAGVALSFHTPHGKFLAATRGFTSGNIHLRREQYRRADDEPSSVAIAANMLAAKLANSRQVIMRAARDHGGKSPERAAALGQAADLIAVRIGLLGRATTLDSLRGIEGDAASIYFAAFPHLLVNHDPAVGISGRSRRPPLDPVNALLSFLYTLLMHDCRGALESCGLDPQCGFLHRDRPGRPSLALDLMEEFRAFLADRVALTLINRQQITSSDFHTGESGAVLLKEDSRKQVLVAWQERKQDEISHPFLDERVTVGMLPHLQARLLARHLRGDLDAYPAFLAK, from the coding sequence ATGAAACGCCACCTCAATACCCTTTTCGTCACCCTGGAAGGCTCCTATCTGCGGAAAGATGGGGCTGCGGTGGAAATCAGGCATGAGGGGGAAACGAAGCTGCGCGTGCCGTTGCACAACCTGGAGGGCATCGCGTGCTTCGGCTGGGATATCGGGGCTTCCGCCGCCCTCCTGGCCGCCTGTGCGGAAGCAGGCGTGGCACTTTCCTTCCATACCCCCCATGGCAAATTTCTTGCCGCCACCCGTGGCTTTACCTCCGGTAACATCCACCTCCGCCGGGAACAATACCGCCGTGCGGACGATGAGCCTTCTTCTGTCGCCATCGCCGCGAACATGCTGGCCGCCAAGTTGGCGAACAGCCGCCAGGTCATCATGCGCGCCGCGCGTGACCATGGCGGGAAATCTCCGGAGCGGGCCGCCGCCCTCGGGCAGGCGGCGGATCTCATCGCCGTGAGGATCGGCCTGCTGGGGCGCGCAACAACCCTTGACTCACTCCGTGGCATCGAGGGGGATGCCGCTTCCATCTACTTCGCCGCGTTTCCCCATCTGCTGGTGAACCACGATCCGGCAGTCGGTATTTCCGGGCGCTCCCGTCGTCCGCCGCTCGATCCCGTCAACGCCCTGCTTTCGTTTCTCTACACCCTCCTCATGCACGACTGCCGCGGCGCACTGGAGAGCTGCGGGCTGGATCCCCAGTGTGGTTTTCTCCACCGTGATCGTCCCGGACGTCCTTCGCTTGCGCTGGATCTCATGGAGGAGTTCCGTGCATTCCTCGCCGACCGGGTGGCGCTTACACTGATCAACCGGCAGCAGATCACCTCGTCCGACTTTCACACCGGGGAATCCGGAGCGGTCCTCCTCAAGGAAGATTCGCGCAAGCAGGTGCTCGTCGCCTGGCAGGAGCGCAAACAGGATGAGATCTCCCATCCCTTTCTCGATGAGCGGGTCACCGTCGGTATGCTGCCCCACCTTCAAGCCCGTCTTCTCGCACGGCACCTGCGGGGAGATCTGGACGCCTACCCGGCGTTTCTCGCAAAATGA
- the cas2 gene encoding CRISPR-associated endonuclease Cas2, which yields MYILITYDVSTTTPAGKSRLRRAAKACLDYGQRVQNSVFECKVDPAQLVTMKTRLLEIINPETDSLRFYHLGANWQQRVEHHGAKSGYDVNGPLII from the coding sequence ATGTATATCCTGATCACCTATGATGTGAGTACCACCACTCCGGCCGGGAAATCCCGGTTGCGCCGCGCCGCGAAGGCTTGTCTGGACTATGGGCAGCGGGTACAGAATTCCGTCTTTGAGTGCAAGGTCGATCCGGCTCAACTGGTAACAATGAAGACGCGGCTTCTGGAGATCATCAACCCGGAGACCGACAGCCTGCGCTTTTATCACCTCGGGGCGAACTGGCAGCAGCGCGTCGAACATCACGGCGCGAAATCCGGCTACGACGTGAACGGGCCCCTCATCATCTAG
- a CDS encoding iron-containing alcohol dehydrogenase, with amino-acid sequence MILHGGGSRHHLPRLVREFGGTRVLLVTDPGVVRLGVIGEISADLIREGLDVSVFDQVQPDPTDENVASGLAALEDHRADIIIAIGGGSPIDTAKVIAIRPSNPQPLPEFMGLHKIPHPGLPLIAVPTTAGTGSEALVHGMSRPIGAVFHLPHGLSNAILLPAVTAYSLPASSERYATIARTVGCADEGTSDPVAGDELLSWFESLNQDLRIPRLSECPGVTAEVFEAFLPRMAGDALASGSPANNPKVPDAEEIIRLYRQTW; translated from the coding sequence GTGATTCTTCATGGAGGAGGCTCCCGCCATCATCTACCCCGCCTCGTCCGCGAGTTCGGCGGCACCCGCGTGCTCCTCGTCACCGATCCCGGAGTCGTCCGGCTCGGTGTCATCGGGGAAATCTCCGCCGACCTCATCCGCGAGGGACTGGACGTCTCCGTCTTCGATCAGGTGCAGCCCGATCCCACCGATGAAAACGTTGCTTCCGGCTTGGCCGCCCTCGAAGACCATCGCGCCGATATCATCATCGCCATCGGCGGGGGTTCACCCATCGATACCGCGAAAGTCATCGCCATCCGTCCATCGAATCCCCAACCGCTGCCGGAGTTCATGGGGCTGCACAAAATCCCGCACCCCGGCCTGCCTCTGATCGCCGTACCCACCACCGCAGGCACCGGCAGCGAGGCCCTCGTCCATGGCATGAGCCGTCCCATCGGTGCGGTGTTCCATCTGCCCCACGGCCTGTCGAACGCCATCCTGCTACCCGCCGTCACCGCCTACTCCCTGCCTGCATCTTCGGAAAGATACGCCACCATCGCCCGGACCGTCGGTTGCGCGGATGAGGGCACTTCCGATCCGGTCGCGGGCGATGAGTTGCTGTCATGGTTCGAATCCCTTAATCAGGACCTCCGCATCCCTCGTCTGTCCGAATGTCCTGGAGTGACTGCAGAAGTGTTCGAAGCTTTTCTTCCGAGAATGGCCGGAGACGCCCTCGCCTCCGGAAGCCCCGCCAACAATCCCAAGGTGCCGGATGCAGAAGAAATCATCCGGCTTTATCGTCAGACATGGTGA
- a CDS encoding aldehyde dehydrogenase family protein, with protein sequence MAGSILMPVGESTADEWRDRVSGAISRFKVIDTSANDHAEMGPLIDSGARSRVRDFLSHASAEGAEIAYDGTSRGQSPEEGFFAGPALIDRVRPGMKLFEEEIFGPVLSLVRPQTLDEAIGMMNRLTFGNGASIFTSSGAAARQFVRTMQAGMLGVNVGVPAPMALFSFSGWNQSFFGDLHVQGIEGVMFYTRQKCVLSRWDNNYMRAMGW encoded by the coding sequence ATGGCGGGATCCATCCTCATGCCAGTCGGAGAATCCACCGCCGACGAATGGCGCGACCGCGTGAGCGGCGCGATCTCCCGCTTCAAGGTGATCGACACCAGCGCCAATGACCACGCGGAGATGGGTCCCCTCATCGACTCCGGCGCCAGAAGCCGGGTCCGCGATTTCCTCTCCCACGCCTCCGCCGAAGGTGCCGAGATCGCCTACGATGGAACCTCCCGCGGCCAATCTCCCGAAGAAGGCTTCTTCGCCGGACCGGCTCTCATCGATCGGGTCCGCCCCGGCATGAAACTTTTCGAAGAGGAAATCTTCGGCCCCGTTCTGTCCTTGGTCCGTCCACAAACCCTCGACGAAGCGATCGGAATGATGAACCGCCTGACCTTTGGCAACGGGGCCTCCATTTTCACATCCAGCGGGGCCGCCGCACGGCAGTTCGTCCGGACCATGCAGGCCGGCATGCTAGGCGTGAACGTCGGCGTGCCTGCCCCAATGGCCCTTTTCAGCTTCTCCGGCTGGAACCAGAGCTTCTTCGGCGATCTCCATGTGCAGGGCATCGAAGGCGTCATGTTTTACACGCGGCAAAAGTGCGTACTCTCCCGCTGGGACAACAACTACATGCGGGCCATGGGCTGGTGA